Proteins encoded together in one Branchiostoma lanceolatum isolate klBraLanc5 chromosome 11, klBraLanc5.hap2, whole genome shotgun sequence window:
- the LOC136444613 gene encoding S-phase kinase-associated protein 2-like isoform X1, which produces MKIRSEIFENPSKTTMTFMTWDVDPIVTQHIYDDLGVREILVEDDIVEKLRPTPPIMVNNGLFPPKPRKVETFHSHPGESRLRPLQQTTPCRWMSQKHHRQKNDATAGQVPWERLSDELLLSVFSWLNKRDLARCMMVCSRWHNVGLDESLWGRIDLSGKALRPAALGYLVARGVAVMRLARTDVCSPVFHDEMGLNCMSVQECPLKLQYLDLSMCNIDVSSVNEILRLCCRLVKLSLESCSVSGETLRYIGQCTDLDTLNLAMCTGVEEDHEAMAYMMQQCHKLTSLNIAWTNLNYPTLAAAVSNLPRSLEHLNLSGFRSLLTDEAVFMVVQRCPGLIELDVSDSSLLTPTTLETLINGLLSLRHLALSRCYHINTAYIVNLGAMQKLATLEVFGILCEIGIANLRELMPRVKVNTRLFSTVARPTTGYRWTSIWGLKCPNM; this is translated from the exons AT GAAAATTCGTTCTGAGATATTCGAGAATCCATCCAAGACGACGATGACGTTCATGACCTGGGACGTTGACCCCATCGTTACGCAGCACATCTACGACGACCTTGGCGTACGGGAGATCCTGGTGGAGGACGACATTGTGGAGAAGCTTCGCCCCACCCCTCCCATCATGGTGAACAATGGACTCTTCCCACCAAAG CCCCGTAAGGTCGAGACATTCCACTCCCACCCGGGGGAGAGCAGACTTCGCCCCCTGCAACAGACCACTCCCTGTCGCTGGATGTCACAGAAACACCACAGGCAGAAAAACGATGCAACGGCAGGTCAAG TTCCCTGGGAGAGATTGTCAGATGAGCTGCTCCTGTCCGTCTTCAGCTGGCTCAACAAACGGGACCTGGCCAGGTGCATGATGGTCTGTAGTAGATGGCACAATGTCGG GTTAGATGAATCTTTGTGGGGAAGAATAGACCTGTCAGGCAAGGCCCTGCGACCTGCAGCTCTAGGCTATCTGGTGGCACGAGGGGTGGCTGTCATGAGGCTGGCCAGAACGGATGTCTGCTCTCCAGTCTTCCATGATGAGATGGGACTCAACTGTATGTCTGTCCAGGAATG TCCCCTGAAGCTGCAGTACCTGGACCTGTCCATGTGTAACATTGACGTGTCATCGGTGAATGAGATACTGCGACTGTGCTGCAGACTGGTCAAACTGAGCCTGGAGTCCTGTAGTGTATCAGGAGAGACACTAAG ATACATTGGGCAGTGTACGGACCTAGACACCCTAAACCTGGCCATGTGTACTGGTGTAGAGGAGGACCATGAGGCCATGGCTTACATGATGCAGCAGTGTCACAA GCTGACAAGTCTGAATATTGCCTGGACAAACCTCAACTACCCCACTCTAGCTGCT GCCGTCAGCAACTTGCCAAGAAGTCTCGAACACCTGAACCTGAGTGGATTCAGAAGTCTCCTCACTGATGAAG CTGTGTTTATGGTGGTCCAGAGATGTCCAGGTCTTATTGAGTTAGATGTCAG TGACAGTAGCCTGCTGACCCCCACCACCCTGGAGACTCTCATCAACGGCCTCCTGTCCCTCAGACACCTCGCCCTCAGCCGCTGTTATCACATCAACACAGCCTATATAGT GAACCTTGGTGCCATGCAGAAGCTGGCCACGTTAGAAGTCTTCGGTATCCTGTGCGAGATCGGCATCGCTAACCTGAGGGAACTCATGCCGCGGGTGAAGGTGAACACGCGTCTCTTCAGCACCGTGGCTCGCCCCACGACCGGGTACCGCTGGACGTCCATATGGGGACTCAAGTGTCCCAATATGTAG
- the LOC136444613 gene encoding S-phase kinase-associated protein 2-like isoform X2, whose protein sequence is MTFMTWDVDPIVTQHIYDDLGVREILVEDDIVEKLRPTPPIMVNNGLFPPKPRKVETFHSHPGESRLRPLQQTTPCRWMSQKHHRQKNDATAGQVPWERLSDELLLSVFSWLNKRDLARCMMVCSRWHNVGLDESLWGRIDLSGKALRPAALGYLVARGVAVMRLARTDVCSPVFHDEMGLNCMSVQECPLKLQYLDLSMCNIDVSSVNEILRLCCRLVKLSLESCSVSGETLRYIGQCTDLDTLNLAMCTGVEEDHEAMAYMMQQCHKLTSLNIAWTNLNYPTLAAAVSNLPRSLEHLNLSGFRSLLTDEAVFMVVQRCPGLIELDVSDSSLLTPTTLETLINGLLSLRHLALSRCYHINTAYIVNLGAMQKLATLEVFGILCEIGIANLRELMPRVKVNTRLFSTVARPTTGYRWTSIWGLKCPNM, encoded by the exons ATGACGTTCATGACCTGGGACGTTGACCCCATCGTTACGCAGCACATCTACGACGACCTTGGCGTACGGGAGATCCTGGTGGAGGACGACATTGTGGAGAAGCTTCGCCCCACCCCTCCCATCATGGTGAACAATGGACTCTTCCCACCAAAG CCCCGTAAGGTCGAGACATTCCACTCCCACCCGGGGGAGAGCAGACTTCGCCCCCTGCAACAGACCACTCCCTGTCGCTGGATGTCACAGAAACACCACAGGCAGAAAAACGATGCAACGGCAGGTCAAG TTCCCTGGGAGAGATTGTCAGATGAGCTGCTCCTGTCCGTCTTCAGCTGGCTCAACAAACGGGACCTGGCCAGGTGCATGATGGTCTGTAGTAGATGGCACAATGTCGG GTTAGATGAATCTTTGTGGGGAAGAATAGACCTGTCAGGCAAGGCCCTGCGACCTGCAGCTCTAGGCTATCTGGTGGCACGAGGGGTGGCTGTCATGAGGCTGGCCAGAACGGATGTCTGCTCTCCAGTCTTCCATGATGAGATGGGACTCAACTGTATGTCTGTCCAGGAATG TCCCCTGAAGCTGCAGTACCTGGACCTGTCCATGTGTAACATTGACGTGTCATCGGTGAATGAGATACTGCGACTGTGCTGCAGACTGGTCAAACTGAGCCTGGAGTCCTGTAGTGTATCAGGAGAGACACTAAG ATACATTGGGCAGTGTACGGACCTAGACACCCTAAACCTGGCCATGTGTACTGGTGTAGAGGAGGACCATGAGGCCATGGCTTACATGATGCAGCAGTGTCACAA GCTGACAAGTCTGAATATTGCCTGGACAAACCTCAACTACCCCACTCTAGCTGCT GCCGTCAGCAACTTGCCAAGAAGTCTCGAACACCTGAACCTGAGTGGATTCAGAAGTCTCCTCACTGATGAAG CTGTGTTTATGGTGGTCCAGAGATGTCCAGGTCTTATTGAGTTAGATGTCAG TGACAGTAGCCTGCTGACCCCCACCACCCTGGAGACTCTCATCAACGGCCTCCTGTCCCTCAGACACCTCGCCCTCAGCCGCTGTTATCACATCAACACAGCCTATATAGT GAACCTTGGTGCCATGCAGAAGCTGGCCACGTTAGAAGTCTTCGGTATCCTGTGCGAGATCGGCATCGCTAACCTGAGGGAACTCATGCCGCGGGTGAAGGTGAACACGCGTCTCTTCAGCACCGTGGCTCGCCCCACGACCGGGTACCGCTGGACGTCCATATGGGGACTCAAGTGTCCCAATATGTAG
- the LOC136445172 gene encoding uncharacterized protein: MAAAVAVYRFVAWASNVRNVVVDTTSRLSNALCCCSCCCLGDEDSTNGDWVYREPSGIQEVPPYIDLTGSSLTFDDVVEREPGYTNEKSSLCFCGEGPETEEAVVRVSSVDVVITEQPRAYTLEGDVAIAQEKSTATSDKVSAGAGNVVAPNDESANVVATSDESANVVAPNDESANVVAPNDESANVVAPNDESANVVAPNEELVADQEAAKSSADDHGHDQSAVVKQIANLQEKDVSTDNSVVDDDDEKDDVFPSFSLVQTINNKKRPSQLSLDRHASPSVSAPVLQRTCGTNPSGAGPLERRGVTGSPRGGAGINLLKTASLNSFLSSVRANKASMHAAMLDAADFGLQQFLPACRPALLRQGSTPYGLRRYQVLVGKTWLSKLTAIGRKRHHGAKRRKARKRDRERLVTQTTDGVGFHGNNRCLCFVTIHHGGEL; the protein is encoded by the exons ATGGCGGCCGCAGTCGCGGTGTACCGCTTCGTGGCGTGGGCGAGTAACGTGAGAAACGTGGTAGTAGACACGACCAGTCGGCTCAGCAACGCTCTGTGCTGCTGTTCCTGTTGTTGTTTGGGAGATGAGGACTCCACAAACGGAGACTGGGTGTATCGGGAACCCAGTG GTATTCAGGAGGTCCCTCCTTACATTGATCTAACGGGTTCCTCCCTGACGTTTGATGACGTAGTAGAAAGAGAACCGGGGTATACAAATGAGAAGAGCAGCTTATGTTTCTGCGGAGAAGGTCCAGAAACGGAGGAGGCTGTAGTGAGGGTTTCGTCGGTTGATGTCGTCATCACAGAGCAACCACGAGCTTATACCTTGGAAGGTGACGTGGCGATCGCTCAAGAGAAGTCGACGGCAACAAGCGACAAAGTTTCGGCTGGGGCCGGAAACGTCGTCGCTCCTAATGATGAGTCGGCGAATGTCGTCGCTACGAGTGATGAGTCGGCAAATGTCGTCGCTCCGAATGATGAGTCGGCAAATGTCGTCGCTCCGAATGATGAGTCGGCAAATGTCGTCGCTCCAAATGATGAGTCGGCAAATGTCGTCGCTCCGAATGAGGAGCTAGTTGCAGACCAGGAGGCTGCAAAGTCGTCGGCTGACGACCATGGCCATGACCAATCAGCAGTGGTGAAACAGATCGCCAACTTGCAGGAGAAGGATGTCTCAACTGACAACTCTGttgttgatgacgatgatgagaaAGATGACGTCTTCCCAAGCTTCTCTCTCGTTCAGACCATCAACAACAAGAAGAGGCCTAGCCAACTCAGCTTGGATCGACACGCCAGTCCCTCAGTATCTGCCCCAGTCCTGCAGCGGACCTGCGGGACGAATCCTTCGGGCGCAGGTCCACTAGAGCGCCGAGGAGTGACGGGGTCTCCGCGCGGTGGTGCCGGCATCAACCTGCTGAAGACCGCGAGTCTCAACTCCTTCCTATCGTCGGTTAGGGCCAACAAGGCATCGATGCATGCTGCGATGTTGG ATGCTGCTGACTTTGGACTGCAGCAGTTCCTACCAGCCTGCAGGCCCGCTCTACTCCGCCAGGGCAGCACACCGTATGGACTGAGGAGGTACCAGGTCCTGGTAGGGAAAACCTGGCTCAGCAAGCTGACCGCCATCGGACGCAAGCGCCACCATGGGGCCAAGCGAAGAAAGGCAAGGAAGAGGGACAGAGAACGCCTGGTTACCCAGACGACCGATGGGGTAggtttccatggaaacaatAGATGTTTATGTTTTGTGACAATACACCATGGTGGTGAGTTGTAG
- the LOC136444475 gene encoding glutaryl-CoA dehydrogenase, mitochondrial-like, with the protein MLNRVFSGPNARVAAAQLLRKSKSTAAPAAQTQSKDETEKPKAVKFDWLDALNLESQLTEEEVMVRDQFRGYCQEKLMPRILMANRHQTFDRDIMTEMGQLGVLGPTIKGYGCAGVSSVAYGLIAREVERVDSAYRSAFSVQSSLVMHPINEYGSEVQKRKYIPKLATGELIGCFGLTEPNHGSDPGGMETRAKWDENKKCYIMNGAKTWITNSPIADVFIVWGKCEDGRVRGFILEKGMGGLSAPKIEGKFSLRASTTGQIVMEDVEVPQDNMLPGVHGLAGPFGCLNSARFGIAWGTLGAAEFCLETARQYTMDRIQFGVPLARNQLIQKKMADMLTEITLGLQSCLQVGRLKDQGRATPEMISMIKRNSCGKSLDIARAARDMLGGNGICDEYHVIRHVMNLEAVNTYEGTHDIHALILGRAITGIQAFMNK; encoded by the exons AATCCAAAGATGAAACAGAGAAACCCAAAGCAG TGAAGTTTGATTGGCTGGATGCCCTGAACCTGGAGAGTCAGCTGACGGAGGAGGAGGTGATGGTACGGGACCAGTTCCGCGGGTACTGCCAGGAGAAACTCATGCCCAGGATACTCATGGCCAACAGGCACCAGA CGTTTGACAGAGATATCATGACAGAGATGGGGCAGTTGGGAGTACTGGGCCCAACTATCAAGG GGTATGGCTGTGCAGGAGTGTCGTCTGTAGCCTATGGGTTGATAGCCAGAGAGGTGGAAag AGTTGACAGTGCGTACAGGTCAGCATTCAGTGTCCAGTCCTCCCTCGTGATGCATCCCATCAATGAGTATGGCTCTGAGGTACAGAAGCGCAAGTACATCCCCAAACTTG CAACGGGAGAGCTGATTGGCTGCTTTGGTCTGACGGAGCCCAACCACGGCAGCGACCCTGGCGGAATGGAGACGCGAGCGAAATGGGACGAGAACAAGAAGTGCTACATCATGAATGGGGCAAAGACATG GATCACCAACTCTCCGATAGCGGATGTGTTCATCGTGTGGGGGAAGTGCGAGGACGGCCGCGTACGTGGGTTCATCCTGGAGAAGGGGATGGGCGGACTGTCGGCGCCCAAGATCGAGGGAAAGTTCTCCCTGCGTGCGTCTACCACAGGACAGATTGTCATGGAGGATGTGGAAGTCCCACAGGACAACATGTTGCCTGGTGTGCACGGCTTGGCG GGTCCGTTTGGTTGTCTGAACAGCGCCAGGTTTGGTATTGCCTGGGGAACTCTGGGGGCTGCAGAATTCTGCCTGGAGACAGCCAGACAGTACACCATGGACAG AATCCAGTTTGGTGTTCCGCTGGCCCGTAATCAGCTGATTCAGAAGAAGATGGCGGACATGCTGACAGAGATCACCCTCGGGCTGCAGTCATGCTTACAAGTAGGGCGACTCAAGGACCAGGGAAG AGCCACCCCAGAAATGATCTCCATGATAAAGAGGAACTCGTGTGGGAAGTCGCTGGACATAGCTCGGGCGGCGCGGGACATGCTGGGCGGGAACGGGATCTGTGACGAGTACCACGTGATCCGCCATGTCATGAACCTGGAGGCTGTCAACACTTATGAAG GAACACACGATATCCATGCACTGATCCTGGGGAGAGCCATCACTGGTATACAGGCCTTCATGAATAAGTAA